In Alkalidesulfovibrio alkalitolerans DSM 16529, one genomic interval encodes:
- a CDS encoding PhoH family protein: MQPMKKQFIVDTNVLLEDPKALLQLRNGAENDVFIPYHVLLELNKFKKDPRLGHIVSRVVALLAEHPDAFRILKAERIAEAFSSHVDNFILDEITASGIEKPILVTNDKLLQLQAASKGIDSEAYKESMPFKSEAEYYTGFTDNGTAPIANSFRWIEGRPVFHGPEGEKVVSYQHKAWGVTPRSVYQNLALELLTHPAIDIVSIQSEAGYGKSFLALAAALHLVLEKKSHQKVYVVKPMYEIGQKLGYLPGKVEEKMEPYTRYISDLIMKLHALRPANRLFTNPDVYPPQFDIKRFELLPLAYIRGMTIENAVVIVDEMQNLSRNETRALLSRMGEGVKCFCLGDTRQIDNPYLSQENNGLNWVVKKFKGSDIYAHLVLKGEKSRGPITDLVIKSGL; encoded by the coding sequence ATGCAGCCCATGAAGAAGCAGTTCATCGTGGACACCAACGTTCTCCTGGAAGATCCCAAAGCGCTCCTGCAACTGCGCAACGGCGCGGAGAACGACGTCTTCATTCCCTACCACGTCCTGCTCGAACTCAACAAATTCAAGAAGGATCCGCGTCTGGGCCACATCGTCAGCCGCGTGGTCGCGCTGCTCGCCGAGCACCCCGACGCCTTCAGGATTCTCAAGGCCGAGCGCATCGCCGAGGCCTTCAGCAGCCACGTGGACAACTTCATCCTCGACGAGATCACCGCCTCGGGCATCGAGAAGCCCATCCTGGTGACCAACGACAAGCTGTTGCAGTTGCAGGCCGCGAGCAAGGGCATCGACTCCGAGGCCTACAAGGAGTCCATGCCCTTCAAGTCCGAGGCCGAGTACTACACCGGCTTCACGGACAACGGGACCGCGCCCATCGCCAATTCCTTCCGCTGGATCGAGGGCCGTCCGGTCTTCCACGGGCCCGAGGGCGAGAAGGTCGTCAGCTACCAGCACAAGGCCTGGGGCGTGACCCCGCGCAGCGTGTACCAGAACCTGGCCCTGGAGTTGCTCACTCACCCGGCGATCGACATCGTCTCCATCCAGAGCGAGGCGGGCTACGGCAAGAGCTTTCTGGCCCTGGCCGCCGCGCTGCATCTGGTGCTGGAGAAGAAGAGCCATCAGAAGGTCTACGTGGTCAAGCCCATGTACGAGATCGGCCAGAAACTCGGCTACCTGCCGGGCAAGGTCGAGGAAAAGATGGAGCCCTACACGCGCTACATCTCCGACCTGATCATGAAGCTGCACGCGCTTCGGCCCGCGAACCGTCTGTTCACCAACCCCGACGTGTACCCGCCGCAGTTCGACATCAAGCGCTTCGAGCTTCTGCCTCTGGCCTACATCCGGGGCATGACCATCGAGAACGCCGTGGTCATCGTGGACGAGATGCAAAACCTCTCGCGCAACGAGACGCGCGCCCTGCTCTCGCGCATGGGCGAGGGCGTGAAGTGCTTCTGCCTGGGCGACACGCGCCAGATCGACAACCCCTACCTCTCGCAGGAGAACAACGGCCTGAACTGGGTGGTCAAGAAATTCAAGGGCTCGGACATCTACGCGCACCTGGTGCTCAAGGGCGAGAAGTCGCGCGGCCCCATCACCGACTTGGTCATCAAGAGCGGCCTGTAG